CGCACCCTGGAGAGCACGTCGCATGCCAGTGAAGGCGGCTCGGGAGAGCGCCAGCGGCCGGTGGGCGTCTGGCCAGCGGCGCGCAGGCGTCTGCTAGCGGCCGACCGGTGTCTGGCACGGTGCGCACGGCGCATCCTGCTCGTGGCCGCGCAGGTCGGCCTGGCTGGGCTCGTGGAAGCCAGCGTCGCCGCCGTTGACGACGGTCACGGCTGTCGGATCGTCCTCGTGGGAGATCACGACGACCATCGCGCCGATATCGAGATCCTGCACCGTCTGCGTGTCGCCGTTCTGCGTCTGGATCGTCGTGCGCTGGGTCAGCCGGTAGGTCTCGGTGGCTCCGCCGTCGAACGTCAGGGTGATCGAGCGGGCATCCACGGCGGCCAGCTCGCCCAGCGAGTAGACCAGACCGCTGGATTGCTCGCGCTCGGCCGCGGTGGCTCGGTCAGCGGGCGGCGTGGAGACTGGAACCGGTGTAGCGGCGAACGTCGAGCCGCTCGTGCCGGCCGCCAGGACGATGGCGAGAGCGAGGGCCGCGGCTGCCTGCCAGAGCGCCGCCAGCACCGTCGGCCGTCGCTGCGCCCATCCGCGCCGCTGCTGCCTGTCCGCGTTGCTGCGTTTCATGACAGAAGAGAGATATGCAGAGTGCGGACCAGATGCTGTGTCCGTTCCGGTGAAAGTGCGCGGACCAGGGGGCGGCGCTCATGCTGACCGCCGTGGGCGTCGCCGAGCGTGGCCGGTTGCTCCATACCCGTTCTGGTGATCACAATGCTTGAGGAGGACGTGATGGCCATCCCCCAACCGCGCTCAGACCTTGACGAGCAGAAGCTCATCGAGAAGCACATTGATCTCGACTATGACCGGTACCCGTACCGCCGCGCCGATGCCTGGCTTCGCGAATCCAGAGTCTCAATCTGGGTCATCATTCGCGCTCTAGACACGTACCAGGGAGATCGTGATCGCGTGGCTCGGGATTACGACCTCTCGCAAGAAGAGGTTGATGCAGCACTCGCCTATTATCGACGGCACAGGAAGTATGTGGATGCTCGCATCATCCTTGAAGAGGCGTAGAGGGCATTGGCTCAGCTCTATCTCGACCACAACGTGGCCCGTCGGGTGGGGGAATTGCTCCAGGGTGGCGGACACGATGTGCTCGCCTCCCGCGATATCCAGAGTGAGCGCTTGTCGGACGATGTGCTGCTGCTCGCCACCGTTCGCTTTCACCGAATTTTCGTCACCCATAATCGAGGCGACTTCAAACTGCTACATGATGCCTGGGTGACGTGGCCGGCAGCATTCGGCATCGCGCTTCCATCGCACCCCGGCATTCTGGTGTTGGACGCCGGATCACCCGACACGCTTGCGGAGATAGTCGCGGACTTCCTCGACGCGGTACACCTCGACGCCCTCCTGGATGCTATCTTCTGGTGGCACCGTCGTGATGGATGGCACCGGGCAACTGGCGGTGGGCCGTGGGTGCCGTACCAGCTGTCCGATGACGCCGAGCGGGAGTAGGCGAGATGCCGTTTGAGATCGACCGCAGCCTGTACGCCCGCATGTACGGCCCGACGACCGGCGACCGCGTCCGCCTTGGGGACACCAACCTGCTGGTCGAGGTCGAGCGCGACGACGCGTCGCCGGGTGACGAGACGCTCTGGGGCTTCGGCAAGACCATCCGCGACGCCATGCAGATGTCTGGCCGGGCCGGCCGCGACAGTGAGCTTGACCTGATCGTCGGCGGTGCGCTGATCCTCGACCCGGTCCTCGGCATCTTCAAGGCGAACATCGGCATCAAAGAGGGGCGGATCGTCGCGATTGGGCGGGCCGGCAACCCCGACATCGCCGACGACATCTCCGTCGTCTCGGGGGCCAACACCGGCTGGATCATGGCCGAGGGGCTGATCGCCACGCCGGGCATCGTGGACTGCCACGTCCACCTGGCGACCACCAGCCTGATCCCGGCCGCGCTCTCGGCCGGCACCACGACCATCGTCGGGATGGGCTACGGCCACGTCTCCGATCTCGGCGTGAACCCGGCCCACAACTTCCACCGGCTGCTCGAAGCGTGGGAGGCGTTCCCGATCAACGTCCAGTTGCTCGGGCGAGGGAGCGCGTCCGACCCCGCGGCCGTCGAGCGGAACCTGGAGATGGGGTCGGGCGGCCTGAAGATCCACGAGGACACGGCCGGCTATCCGACCGTCGTGGATACGGCGCTCACCGTGGCCGAGCGGTATGACGTGCCGGTCTGCCTGCACACTGACTCGCACCAGGAGGCCGGCGAGGTCGAGGAGACCATCGCCGCCATCAACGGACGGACCATCCACGCCTACCACATCGAGGGGCTGGGGGGCGGCCACCCGAACGTGCTGGAGCTGTGCAGCCACCAGAATATCCTTGGCTCCTCGACCACCCCGACCATCCCCTACACCGTCAACACCCTGGCCGAGTACCCGGACATGAAGGCCGTCGTGCACCGCATGCACGGCTTCCTGGACGAGGACGCGATCTCGCTGAACTGGCGGGCGCGCGGCGGCACCATCGCGGCGGAGAGCGTCCTGCACGATATGGGCGCCATTGCGATGGTCTCCTCGGACGCGCAGGGCATGGGGCGCATCGGGGAGGTGGTCACGCGGACCTGGCAGATGGCCCACCGCATGAAAGAGGTCTATGGGAGCCGGGGGCCGGACGGTCAGCCGACCCGTAACGACAACGAGCGGGTGCTGCGCTACCTCGCCAAGATCACCATCAACCCGGCCATCGCCCAGGGCATCGCCCACGACGTCGGGTCGCTGGAGCCGGGCAAGCTGGCGGACATCGTCCTCTGGCGGCCGGAGTTCTTCGGGGTCAAGCCGCAGTTCGTCGTCAAGAGCGGCTTCGTGGCCTGGGGGCCGGTCGGCTCCGGCAACGACAGCACCCGCGTCGCCCAGCCGCAGATCTATCGCCCGATGTTCGGCTCGTTCGGGGCAGCCCCGGCCTCGCTGGGCGTGGCGTTCGTGTCGCAGGCGTCCATTGACAACGGGCTGGCGAAACGAGTGCAGCTACGGCGCAAGCTCTCAGGGGTGCGGAACGCCCGCCCGTTGACGAAGGCGAGCTTCCGCTACAACAGCGCCTCGCCGGCGGTGCGCGTCGATCCGTCCTCCCTCGAAGTGGACATCGACGGCACGCGGGTCGATCTGCCGCCCGCCGAGACCCTGCCGCTGACCCAACGGTACTTCCTCTAGCCGTCAGAGCATCGGACGCGCCCTCCGCGAAAAGGGGACGGCCTTCCCTGTCAGTCTCCGAACAGACACCGCCAGCGTTCCCGCTGTAGGATGGCTCTGGAGTCAACCTGGCTCCAGACCTCGGGGGAGGCTGCTCGCTGGTGGTGCGCTCGATCTGGCCGCGGCCTCGACAGATGCTGCGTGGCCTGAGCCTGCTCCTGGTGCTGGCTGTGCTGGCTGTGCTGGCGGCCAGCGTGTCCCCGGCGGCCCCACTACCCGCCCTGGCCGCGCCGGCCGCGAGTGTCAGCGGCCTCCACGTCGCCGGCAACCAGATCCTGAACGGCAGCGGTCAGGTCGTTCGCCTGCGCGGCGTCAACCGGACCTCGGGCGAGTACGCCTGTATCCAGGGCTGGGGCATCTTCGAGGGGCCGACCAGCGACGCCGCGATCCAGGCGATGCTCTCCTGGAAGATCAACGTCGTTCGCATCCCACTGAACGAGGATTGCTGGCTCGACGTCAACACCGGCGGGATCGACCGCCAGTACGTCGGCGCGAGTTACCGAACGGCGGTCACCGACTACGTCAGCCGCCTGACCGCGGCTGGCATCGCCGCGATCCTCGATCTGCACTGGGCCGCCCCCGGCGCCCAGCGGGCGACCGGCCAGACCCCGATGGCGAACCGCGACCACTCCGTCGCGTTCTGGACCTCGGTGGCTTCAACGTTCAAGACCAACACCGCCGTTATCTTCGACCTGTTCAACGAGCCGTACCCCGACAACAACACTGACACCGTGGCTGCCTGGACCTGCCTGCGCGACGGCACGAACGGCTCGGGCGCCTGCCCGGGCGTCGGGTACAGCGCGGCCGGCATGCAGGAATTGCTCGACGCCGTCCGGGCCACCGGGGCCACCAACCTCGTGATGGTGGCCGGCGTGGCCTACACCGGCGTGCTCTCGCGCTGGATGACCTATAAGCCAGTGGACTCGCTGAACCCGCCGAACATCGCGGCCTCCGTCCACATCTATCCCGGCGGCAGCCAGTGCTCGACCGTCACCTGCTGGGACCAGCAGCTCGCACCGATCGCCGCCCAGTATCCGATCATCGCCGGGGAGATCGGGCAGAGCACCTGCGCGCACGACAGGCTCGACACCGTCATCGACTGGTTCGAAGCGAAGGGCCAGCACTACCTCGCCTGGGTCTGGTGGACCGAGCCGTGCGGCTCGTCGCCGTACTACGGGCTGATCACCGACCACCTGACCGGCGCGCCGTCGGTCGGGTATGGGCAGGGGTACAAAGACCGGCTCGCGGCGCTCGTCGGTGCGCCAGCCCCGACGCCGACCGCCACGCCGCCGGGCGTGCCCACAGCGACAGCCACGCGAACCCCGACGGCGACGCCCACGCGGACCGCGTCCCCGACCCCCACGGCTGTATCTGGCGCCACGCCGACGCGTACGGCTACGCCCGGTGGCACGCCCACGGCCCCCTACGTCACCAGCGCTGCTGTCTCGCCGAGCAGCGTGACGCCCGGCGGCGGCGTCTCCATCGGCGCAAACGTGACCATCGCGGCGGCTGGCGTCTACGTGGTGGACGTCGAAGTCCACAATGCGACTGAGCAGAACCTGCGCCAGTGGTACTGGGAGAACCAGTCGTTCGCGGCCGGGCAGACTCGGAGTTATCCGGTCACCTGGAGCGTGCCTGCCAACATGCCAGCCGGCACGTACACGGTCCAGATCGGCGTCTTCAGCGCTGACTGGGGCGTCAACCACTTCTGGGACAGCTACTCGGCGTTCATCACGGTCGGCGCGGCGACCCCAACGCCCACTGCTACCCGCACGCTGACGGCGACCGCTACCCCGACCCGCACGGCGACCCCGCTGCCGCCCGCCGACTGCACCACCCGCCCGAGCGTCACGATCTCGACGCGGCCGCTCGGCGGTGGCCAGCTTGAGGCGACGATCCTGGCCCACTCGACCGCTGCCGTTCCGAGCAACGGCTTTCAGCAGATCCAGTTCACCAGCATCCAGAACGGCAGCGTGCGTGTTGGAAGCTCGCCGGTCACGGTTGGGGCAACCGTCGCGCTCGCGAGCGCCACGTCTACGACCTTGGTGCTGACGCGGGTGCAGGCCGGACAGGCCGCCACCGCCGCGTTCGCCGTCCGCGACCGCTGCGGCGACTGGCACACCTTCGTCGGCGGCGGCCCGAGCGCGTTCTGACCGTGGGGCGTGAGGCGTGAGGCGTGAGGCGTGAGGCGTGAGGCGTGAGGCGTGAGGCGTGAGGCGTGAGGCGTGAGGCGTGAGGCGTGGGAATGATGGTGAAAGCATGCGAGTCCCAATTGTCATCCTGAGCGTAGCGAAGGATCTCACCCGCTGACCGTCAACGCTCGCGTCGCCCGGTGCCCGTCACGTCGCAATGCACCCGCGGGCCGTCAACGCGCCCGTCACCCGCTGACCTTCAGCCTTCGCGTCAGCGGGTGAGGTCCTTCACTGCGCTCGCACGCTCGCTCCGTTCAGGATGACATGGGGTGAGGTGCACGCTCGCTCCGTTGCGCGAGCGTCATCAGCCGACCCATGCCCATCGACCGACGCCCTGCGACCCACGACCCACCCCTGAAACCCGAAACCCGAAACCCAGAACCCAACACCCCGCTCACGCCATCCACGGCGGCACGGCCTTCGACAGGTCGAAGTCGAGCGGGCACTCGACGACGACCGGCCCATGCCGGCCGAGCGCATCGGTGAGGCCGGCGGCGAGATCGGCGTGGGTCGTCAGCTTGATGCCGTGCGCCCCGTACGCCTCGGCCAGTTTGGCGAAGTCCGGGTTCCGCAACTCGACGCCGATGCGCCGCCCGCCGTGGTTCCGATCCTGGAACAGCTTCAGCGCACCGTAGGCGTTGTCGTTGAAGACGATGGCGACCACGTCCACCCCCTCCTGGACGGCCGTCGCCAGCTCCTGCGAGGTGTAGAGGAAGCCGCCGTCGCCGGCCAGGGCCACGGCCTTGCGGTCTGGCCGCCCGATACTCGCGCCGATGGCGGCTGGCAGCGCATAGCCGAGCGTCCCGAACATGCCCGGATGCAGCCAGGTGCGCGGCTCGTAGATCTCCAGCGCCGAGCTTGCCCAGTAGCCCGGCAGGCAGAGATCGTCGGCGACGATGCCGTCGCGAGGGAGGACGGCGCGGATGGCCTCCAGCATCTCCAGCACCGGACCGGCCTGCTCGGCGATCTGGGCACGCTTCATCGTGAGGATCGCCGGTACGTCGCACCAGACGCCGTGGCCGTCCGCGACGCCTGGGGCCGCGCCGAGGGCGTCGCCCAGCCGCTCCAGCACCAGCCGTGCATCCCCGACGATCCCAACGGCCGCCGGACGGTGCCGCCCGATGGCGGTCGGGTCTACGTCGATGTGGACGACCGGGTCGGGCAGCTTCGCGCCGCGATCCGCCACCGTCACGTAGTCCATGCTGGCCCCGACGATCAGCGTGGCGTCGGCTTCGGCCAGCAGACCGTCAAAGTAGGACATCCGCCCCCAGCCGTCGCCCAGCGCGTGCGGATGATCGTCGGGGACCGCGCCGCGCCCGTGGCCGGTCATGATGACGGGCGCACGCAGCTGACCGACGACCCGCAGCAGCGCGTCGGTGGCCTCGGCGGCAACCGCGCCGCCGCCGGCCAGCACAACCGGCTTGCGCGCCTTCCCGAGCACGTCGGCCGCCCGCCGGATGGCGTCAGGATCGCCGGTGGCTCGCTGGAACCCTTCGACCGGCGGCAGCGGCTCGACGTCGGCCTCGGCGGCGGCCACGTCCAGCGGCACCTCGACGAATGTCGGGCGCGGGTGGCTCGTCGCCATCTGCTGGACTGCTTCGCGGATCAGGCGCGGGGCGTCGGCTGGGCTGGTCAGCCGCCGCGCGCTGGACGTCACCGAGCCGACCACCTCCAGCGAGGCATGCAGCTCGTGGAACTCCTCCCGCCGGAGATCGAGCGTCGGCAGGGGATTCTGGCCCGCCAGCGCCAGCACCGGCACCGAATCCAGGTAGCTCTGCCCGAGCGCCGTCATCAGGTTCGTCAGCCCCGGCCCCGGCACGACAATGCAGGCGGCCGGCCGGCCTGTGGCCCGCGCGAAGCCGTCGGCCATGAAGCCGGCCCCGCCCTCGTGGCGAGTCGTGACGACGCGGACGTCGTCCAGGTCCGTCAACCCATCAAACAGAAGCGAGTTGTGCGTTCCGACGATCCCGAAGACGTGGTCGATGCCCTCGGCGCGCATGGCTCGCGCCACCGCCTGCCCGCCCCGAAGTCGCACCATTGCGTGCCTCCATCGTTGGTGGCGATCTGAGAGTCTAGCACCTTGCGCTGGTGACTCGAACGTCGTGCTGGTTCTCCGGCGGCTGGCGCGGTAAGCTACTCGGTCGGACGATGCTTCCGACGGCCGCCACAACGCTCGGACTCTCCAGGGCGGCCGCGCGGACCTGCCAATGGAGGCGGACGATGCAGTATCGGCGATTTGGGCGAACCAATCTGCAAGTCTCGGCGATGGGCTTCGGCACCTGGCCGATGTCCGGCGACCGCTACGGCGCAATCGAGATCGACGAGGCCGTCAAGGCGATTCAGGCGGCCATTGACGCCGGCGTCAACTGCGTGGACACCGCGCCCGCCTACGGCGCTGGCCACTCTGAGACGGCGGTGGCGCGTGCCCTGAAGGGCCGCCGCGACAAGGTGATCCTGGTCACCAAGTGCGGCATCAACCGCCGCCCGGATCAGGCGACGGCCAGCCGCGATTCGAGCCGCGCCAACATCCTGGCCGAGGTCGACATCAGCCTCAAGCGGCTGGAGGTGGACTACCTCGACGTCTACCTGATCCACTGGCCCGATCAGACTGTCCCGTACGACGAGGCGTTCGCGGCGATGGACGAGGTCGTCAAGTCGGGCAAGGTCCGCTTTGTCGGCGTCTCCAACTTCACCGTGGATCAGATGAAGGAGTGCATGAAGGCACGTCCCATCGACGTGATCCAGGTTGGCTACCACCTGTTCGACCGCCGCATGGAGAAGGAGATTTTCCCCTTCTGCGCCGAGAACGACATCGGCGTGATGGGGTACGGCTCGCTGGCGCACGGCCTGCTGACGGGCACCTTCTCTGCTGACATGACCTTCGACGCGCTGGACTGGCGCGGCGGCGGCGTCTACTTCGGGCAGCCGATCCTCAAGGGCAAGAACCTGGGGATCAACGTGGACGTGGTCAACCGGATCAAGGCCGAGATCGCCGATCCGCGCGGCGTGCCGCTGACGCAGATCGCGCTGGCCTGGGTGCTGCGGAACCCGGTCCTCAGCACGGCGCTCGTCGGCTCGCGGAACTCCGCCGAGCTGGCCAGCAACCTCGCCGGCACCGAGCTGACGCTCTCGGATGACGAGGTCGCGCGGATCGAGGAGATCATGAAGGGCGCGGCCGGCATGCACGACATCTTCACGCCGCTCCGCCAGGCGATGGAGGAGTGGGGCCCGATCGCGGAGCCGCAGCCAGCGACGTAGGCAGCGGAAACCAGCACGCTGGCGGGCGCTCCGGCTGTAGAATCGCGGAGCGCCCGCCGACGGCCACGCTCGCCGGCTCTCGCTGCCACCCCTCGTTCTGGAGCCGCGCCGCGTGCGTTTGATCCTCTCTCTCGGTTGTCTGCTGCTGGCTGTCGGCGCGTTGATGACGGTCCCCACGGATGGGCGCGCCAGGGCCGCCACGGACGACCAGGGCGTGCCTGAGCTGCGTCAGCGCGGCGAGAGCACAGAGTCGCTGGGCTGGGTGCTCCCTCAGACCGTCCGCCTGGACGGCGTCACGCTCCCCCGCACGCGCGCAGCCCTCCTGCGGGAGCGCGCCAGCCGCACCTGGGCCAACGACGCCGTGGGCGTGGCTCGCCTGAACGCCATCCTGGCGACGGAGGGCTTCCGCCGCTCCAAACTGGTGTTGGACCGCTGGATCCCCCGGTTCGACCCTGGTACCGGCCTGCTGCCGACCGACGTGCTGCCGGAGGGCCACCTCTGGGCCTACGGCGACACTGGCTCAGACCTGTACCCGCATCTGGCGATTGCCGCGCATCTGCTGGAGCCGGAGAGCGACCCGCTCTTTCTGAACCTGCTGGCCCGCGAGCGGCAGCTTGGGCCTGATGTCCCCGACGACGTGCGGGTGCCCGGCGGCCAG
The sequence above is a segment of the Chloroflexota bacterium genome. Coding sequences within it:
- a CDS encoding thiamine pyrophosphate-binding protein — its product is MVRLRGGQAVARAMRAEGIDHVFGIVGTHNSLLFDGLTDLDDVRVVTTRHEGGAGFMADGFARATGRPAACIVVPGPGLTNLMTALGQSYLDSVPVLALAGQNPLPTLDLRREEFHELHASLEVVGSVTSSARRLTSPADAPRLIREAVQQMATSHPRPTFVEVPLDVAAAEADVEPLPPVEGFQRATGDPDAIRRAADVLGKARKPVVLAGGGAVAAEATDALLRVVGQLRAPVIMTGHGRGAVPDDHPHALGDGWGRMSYFDGLLAEADATLIVGASMDYVTVADRGAKLPDPVVHIDVDPTAIGRHRPAAVGIVGDARLVLERLGDALGAAPGVADGHGVWCDVPAILTMKRAQIAEQAGPVLEMLEAIRAVLPRDGIVADDLCLPGYWASSALEIYEPRTWLHPGMFGTLGYALPAAIGASIGRPDRKAVALAGDGGFLYTSQELATAVQEGVDVVAIVFNDNAYGALKLFQDRNHGGRRIGVELRNPDFAKLAEAYGAHGIKLTTHADLAAGLTDALGRHGPVVVECPLDFDLSKAVPPWMA
- a CDS encoding aldo/keto reductase — encoded protein: MQYRRFGRTNLQVSAMGFGTWPMSGDRYGAIEIDEAVKAIQAAIDAGVNCVDTAPAYGAGHSETAVARALKGRRDKVILVTKCGINRRPDQATASRDSSRANILAEVDISLKRLEVDYLDVYLIHWPDQTVPYDEAFAAMDEVVKSGKVRFVGVSNFTVDQMKECMKARPIDVIQVGYHLFDRRMEKEIFPFCAENDIGVMGYGSLAHGLLTGTFSADMTFDALDWRGGGVYFGQPILKGKNLGINVDVVNRIKAEIADPRGVPLTQIALAWVLRNPVLSTALVGSRNSAELASNLAGTELTLSDDEVARIEEIMKGAAGMHDIFTPLRQAMEEWGPIAEPQPAT
- a CDS encoding DUF433 domain-containing protein; this translates as MAIPQPRSDLDEQKLIEKHIDLDYDRYPYRRADAWLRESRVSIWVIIRALDTYQGDRDRVARDYDLSQEEVDAALAYYRRHRKYVDARIILEEA
- a CDS encoding cellulase family glycosylhydrolase; this translates as MLRGLSLLLVLAVLAVLAASVSPAAPLPALAAPAASVSGLHVAGNQILNGSGQVVRLRGVNRTSGEYACIQGWGIFEGPTSDAAIQAMLSWKINVVRIPLNEDCWLDVNTGGIDRQYVGASYRTAVTDYVSRLTAAGIAAILDLHWAAPGAQRATGQTPMANRDHSVAFWTSVASTFKTNTAVIFDLFNEPYPDNNTDTVAAWTCLRDGTNGSGACPGVGYSAAGMQELLDAVRATGATNLVMVAGVAYTGVLSRWMTYKPVDSLNPPNIAASVHIYPGGSQCSTVTCWDQQLAPIAAQYPIIAGEIGQSTCAHDRLDTVIDWFEAKGQHYLAWVWWTEPCGSSPYYGLITDHLTGAPSVGYGQGYKDRLAALVGAPAPTPTATPPGVPTATATRTPTATPTRTASPTPTAVSGATPTRTATPGGTPTAPYVTSAAVSPSSVTPGGGVSIGANVTIAAAGVYVVDVEVHNATEQNLRQWYWENQSFAAGQTRSYPVTWSVPANMPAGTYTVQIGVFSADWGVNHFWDSYSAFITVGAATPTPTATRTLTATATPTRTATPLPPADCTTRPSVTISTRPLGGGQLEATILAHSTAAVPSNGFQQIQFTSIQNGSVRVGSSPVTVGATVALASATSTTLVLTRVQAGQAATAAFAVRDRCGDWHTFVGGGPSAF
- a CDS encoding DUF5615 family PIN-like protein, which gives rise to MAQLYLDHNVARRVGELLQGGGHDVLASRDIQSERLSDDVLLLATVRFHRIFVTHNRGDFKLLHDAWVTWPAAFGIALPSHPGILVLDAGSPDTLAEIVADFLDAVHLDALLDAIFWWHRRDGWHRATGGGPWVPYQLSDDAERE
- a CDS encoding urease subunit alpha — its product is MPFEIDRSLYARMYGPTTGDRVRLGDTNLLVEVERDDASPGDETLWGFGKTIRDAMQMSGRAGRDSELDLIVGGALILDPVLGIFKANIGIKEGRIVAIGRAGNPDIADDISVVSGANTGWIMAEGLIATPGIVDCHVHLATTSLIPAALSAGTTTIVGMGYGHVSDLGVNPAHNFHRLLEAWEAFPINVQLLGRGSASDPAAVERNLEMGSGGLKIHEDTAGYPTVVDTALTVAERYDVPVCLHTDSHQEAGEVEETIAAINGRTIHAYHIEGLGGGHPNVLELCSHQNILGSSTTPTIPYTVNTLAEYPDMKAVVHRMHGFLDEDAISLNWRARGGTIAAESVLHDMGAIAMVSSDAQGMGRIGEVVTRTWQMAHRMKEVYGSRGPDGQPTRNDNERVLRYLAKITINPAIAQGIAHDVGSLEPGKLADIVLWRPEFFGVKPQFVVKSGFVAWGPVGSGNDSTRVAQPQIYRPMFGSFGAAPASLGVAFVSQASIDNGLAKRVQLRRKLSGVRNARPLTKASFRYNSASPAVRVDPSSLEVDIDGTRVDLPPAETLPLTQRYFL